TCCAGGAATTGGCGTCCTGCAAAAACCGAGTGGTGACTTTTGTAACCGTCTGCTCCTGGCCTAAGTCCAGGATCGCCTCCAGGTCTTGCTTCTCAAATCCCTGCCAGAAACCTTTGCGATAATCTGCATCGCCCAAAATCCCGTCAGTGAGCGCCATGGCCCCGCTGCCTTGGTAAGAACCATGGAATGGGTGCGTAAGCTTCGGCTCTTTGTATACTGCCTTGTGTTTGACAAAAACTGCTTCTACGGGCTCGCTGTAAGGCTTCCCATTTTTAAAGGGCGTTACTTTTAGCGTTACCGAGGAAGTGAAACCGATGGCCTTACCGGTATATAAAGCTGAGGCATAAGAAGGAAGAGAATTGTCTAGGGTATAGCGCAGTTCTGTGGACGGCAGCCCCGCCTGCAACCTTACCGCGAATGCTCCTGTGGCGGGAATGTAGGCAGGCAGCACGGTGACCGGCCATGTTTCAAAACCATAGGTCACTCCTTGCTTTTCCAGGACAGAATAATGGGCATTTAACCGGTTGCTGAAATTGTCAAAAGTGGGTTTGTTCTGGTGCCGCCAGAGGTTCTCTGAAAAGGCCAACAACCTGGGGAATACCATGGCATCTACCTTTTCCTGGGGAATGGTTTCTGTCCAGAGCGCCGCCTCAGCGCCTTTTATAAGGTTCTCCTGCTGCACAGAAAGCCCCGTAGGCACCAAGGGCGTATTGTACACTTTTTCCAGGGGTGTAATGCCGCTGTTAAGGTCCAGGTAAAAGCTACTGCGCGGTGATACAATTACCTGCCCGTGCTGGCGGGTAGCCTCCCGCACGGCTCCAGCCCCGTGCCAGGACTGTACCAAGGTTCCAGACGCAATGCCTCCTTTCAAGGCTTCATCCCAGACAATGACCTTTTTACCAAGAGGCGCTACTATGGCGGCCACGCGACGGGTGAAGTATGCCTGCAAGGCCTCCTCATCGGGTAGGCCTTCTGCCTTCATGCGCTCTTGGCATTTTGGACAAGACCTCCATCTGGTTTTGGGGGCCTCATCCCCACCCACGTGCACGTATTGCCCCGGGAACAAGCGCGCCACCTCCTGAAAAACGCTGGTTAAAAACGTATATGTCTGTTCGTTTCCGGCGCAGAGAATATCTGAGTGCACTCCTGCTTTGTTAGAAACCTGGAAAGGCCCACCGGTACAGGATAACTCTGGATAGGCCGCCAAGGCTGCCTGCACATGCCCGGGCACATCTATCTCCGGAATAATTGTAATGTTTCTGCTTTGTGCATAAGCCACTAGTTCCTGCACCTCGGTGGCCATATAAAAGCCGCCATGGGTGCTACCGTCTTCTTCCTTGCGCCAGGCCCCTACCTGGGTAAGCCGTGAGTATCCAGGAATTGGCAACCTCCACCCTTGGTCATCTGAAAGATGCAGGTGCAGAATATTTAACTTGTAGAAAGACAGTAGGTCCAAGTAGCGTTTGATAAACTCCTTGCTCATGAAATGCCGGCTTACGTCTAGCAAAAGGCCTCGCCAAGCGTAGGCAGGCTCATCTGTAATGGCCAAAGAAGGCAAGAGAACCTTTTTTGAAACTCCATGGACTGGTTGCAAGGCTACCAACTGCCTCAGGGTTTGCACTGCCCAAAAGAGTCCCCCCTGGGTTTTGGCGCTACAAACAATGCCGGTAGGTTGAATGGTGAGTTGGTACCCTTCCTGACCCAGGGCGAGCGTAGAATCAATGGTCAGCGAGATGGCACCTTCAACAGGCTTGCCTTTCGTCTTTACTGCCAGAGAACTCCCCACCGTTTCTTTAAATGATTGTGAGAGGAAGGTCGCTACCTGCCGTTCTTCTGGCGAGTTGTTTTTAACCTCCAGGATGGTAGAAGCAGATAAAGTAAACGTACCGGGCAGCTGTTGCAAGTGCTGGGGCATGGGAATAAGGCCCTCGCTAGACCTCACCACCGCCTCTTGCTTTGCCTGCATGGCGGTGGTGCAGGCTCCAAATGCCAGCCCTACACAGACGAAAAGGATAAGTGTATATAATTTACGCCAGGCGTTCCTCATGACGCCTATTTTTGGAGATGGGGCTCAATGATCTGATTCCAGAGCGCATATCCGGCAGGGGTCATGTGCAACCCGTCGCCAATGAACAACTCTGGTTTAGGTTTGCCGTCTGCGCCTAACATACCTGTGCCCACGTCTACAAACTTTACCTTGCGGTGCCAGAAGGCATACCGCTTGATTTTTTTGTTGGCGTCCTGCATGGCCGGGTACATCTCCCATCTGGATAAACTGGGCTTGATGGAAAGGTACACCAGTTCTGCCTCTGGCAATTCCTTTTTCATCTTTTTGGCGAAGACTTTGAACTGGGCAAACGTCATGTCTGCCGTCTTGCCGCTGGCAATGTCATTGTCTCCAGAGTACAGAAATACCTGTTTGGGTTGGTATTTTTTCACAATCCGGTCAAAGTAGAAGGTGGCGTCTCCTAGGCGCGAGCCGCCAAAGCCCCGCAGGATAATGGGGTATCCCGGAAAGTCTGCAGGGAGTGTGCGCCAACCTCTTATAGACGAGCTGCCCGTAAACACAATCCCCCCGGGGGCGGGCATCTGCAGGCTATCGCTTTTCTCAAAGGTCTGAATCTCTTTTTCCCAGAGCGCCGGGTTATCTGGCTTCTGCGCCAGTACCGGCGGCAATACCAGAAACAGCAATAAGAACAACCAGAGAGTAGAAAGAGAATGCTTGGTCATGGTATGAAGGAGGTTCATGCTTGAGTAATTCAATGG
The nucleotide sequence above comes from Nibribacter ruber. Encoded proteins:
- a CDS encoding beta-N-acetylhexosaminidase: MQAKQEAVVRSSEGLIPMPQHLQQLPGTFTLSASTILEVKNNSPEERQVATFLSQSFKETVGSSLAVKTKGKPVEGAISLTIDSTLALGQEGYQLTIQPTGIVCSAKTQGGLFWAVQTLRQLVALQPVHGVSKKVLLPSLAITDEPAYAWRGLLLDVSRHFMSKEFIKRYLDLLSFYKLNILHLHLSDDQGWRLPIPGYSRLTQVGAWRKEEDGSTHGGFYMATEVQELVAYAQSRNITIIPEIDVPGHVQAALAAYPELSCTGGPFQVSNKAGVHSDILCAGNEQTYTFLTSVFQEVARLFPGQYVHVGGDEAPKTRWRSCPKCQERMKAEGLPDEEALQAYFTRRVAAIVAPLGKKVIVWDEALKGGIASGTLVQSWHGAGAVREATRQHGQVIVSPRSSFYLDLNSGITPLEKVYNTPLVPTGLSVQQENLIKGAEAALWTETIPQEKVDAMVFPRLLAFSENLWRHQNKPTFDNFSNRLNAHYSVLEKQGVTYGFETWPVTVLPAYIPATGAFAVRLQAGLPSTELRYTLDNSLPSYASALYTGKAIGFTSSVTLKVTPFKNGKPYSEPVEAVFVKHKAVYKEPKLTHPFHGSYQGSGAMALTDGILGDADYRKGFWQGFEKQDLEAILDLGQEQTVTKVTTRFLQDANSWIFLPTRVEVWVAGSNQKYAKAGVLSHLVPLTLEKPVIQSFTQALDETPVRYVKVIAKNIGVCPPGHPGAGGSAFLMADEIIVH
- a CDS encoding SGNH/GDSL hydrolase family protein — protein: MNLLHTMTKHSLSTLWLFLLLFLVLPPVLAQKPDNPALWEKEIQTFEKSDSLQMPAPGGIVFTGSSSIRGWRTLPADFPGYPIILRGFGGSRLGDATFYFDRIVKKYQPKQVFLYSGDNDIASGKTADMTFAQFKVFAKKMKKELPEAELVYLSIKPSLSRWEMYPAMQDANKKIKRYAFWHRKVKFVDVGTGMLGADGKPKPELFIGDGLHMTPAGYALWNQIIEPHLQK